CAAGTTGGTACGGTGCGGAGCGTGGCGCAACCGGTGGTGGGCACGGCACCGAATTCTGAGGTTCCACAGCTCGGTAGCGCCGCCGAGCGCGAACGGCACCACGTGGTCGATCTCCAGCCGATAGCGGGAACCGCAGCGCCGGCCGCTGTGCGGGTCGACATAGCTGCAACAACCCTGGTCGCGGCGCCACACCTCGCGCCGCACGGCCACCGGGATGTACCGTGAGCGGGAGCCC
The sequence above is a segment of the Spirochaetaceae bacterium genome. Coding sequences within it:
- a CDS encoding HNH endonuclease signature motif containing protein → GRADDDGRGAAGAQFDAGERGASRAPVRGHDRFTSSAAKRLAYAAGQGAVERSPALARHLAALNGCGASPGSRSRYIPVAVRREVWRRDQGCCSYVDPHSGRRCGSRYRLEIDHVVPFALGGATELWNLRIRCRAHHRLRHAPHRTNLCTR